A section of the Virgibacillus sp. NKC19-3 genome encodes:
- a CDS encoding FAD-dependent oxidoreductase — MDADVAVIGLGTMGSMTIWQLASQGVSVLGFEQFGIGHDRSAYGGGSRRFRIASPFVEETPFIKASYSKFRELEQKTNQKLLSNSGSLDIGDMNSDRMKNVMYSIEKYNLAHEVLEGKQAMKSYPQHHLLQGEAMIKDEQGGILRPEQTVISAVNHAQSLGARIYSYTPVNELLADSQGVTIHAEEHTYRVGKVVITTGPWANKLVPSLNDVFSVYRLMMTWFMPEKPEEFAESKFPNFSRSSEGFHIQGTPAMDGRMVRVSDNSKKVEIKDADLFDKNVAVKDVLGVRESVKKLLPNLNPDPIRINPFMEGFTTDGLPIVGVPKVNRNIVLVCGFSGQGFSQSPAMGEIAKDLVINNKTHYEIDHLSPNRFGL, encoded by the coding sequence ATGGATGCTGATGTGGCTGTTATTGGATTAGGGACAATGGGAAGTATGACAATATGGCAGCTTGCCAGTCAAGGTGTATCGGTGTTAGGCTTTGAACAATTTGGGATTGGACATGATCGTTCCGCATATGGCGGTGGGTCTAGGCGTTTTAGAATTGCATCTCCTTTTGTGGAAGAAACTCCTTTCATAAAGGCGTCGTATAGTAAGTTCCGAGAGCTAGAACAGAAGACGAATCAGAAATTATTGTCAAACAGTGGATCTTTGGATATAGGAGATATGAATTCCGACCGTATGAAAAACGTAATGTACAGTATTGAAAAATATAATTTAGCACATGAAGTATTAGAGGGCAAACAGGCTATGAAAAGTTACCCACAACATCATTTATTACAGGGAGAAGCCATGATAAAGGATGAACAAGGTGGTATTCTTCGTCCAGAACAAACAGTAATTTCTGCCGTCAATCATGCTCAATCATTGGGGGCAAGAATTTATTCTTATACCCCGGTCAATGAACTTCTAGCAGATTCTCAAGGCGTTACAATTCATGCCGAAGAACATACTTATAGAGTGGGTAAGGTTGTTATTACAACTGGACCGTGGGCTAATAAATTGGTTCCAAGTTTGAATGATGTATTCTCTGTATATCGTTTAATGATGACATGGTTCATGCCAGAAAAACCAGAAGAATTTGCAGAAAGTAAGTTTCCCAATTTTTCACGATCGAGTGAAGGGTTCCATATACAAGGCACTCCAGCCATGGATGGAAGAATGGTAAGAGTAAGTGATAACTCAAAAAAAGTAGAAATTAAAGATGCTGACTTATTTGATAAAAATGTCGCAGTAAAGGATGTTTTGGGAGTAAGGGAGTCTGTTAAAAAGCTACTTCCAAACCTAAATCCCGACCCAATAAGAATTAATCCATTTATGGAAGGTTTTACAACTGATGGACTTCCAATTGTAGGGGTACCAAAAGTCAATAGGAACATTGTTTTGGTATGTGGATTTTCAGGCCAAGGATTTTCACAATCACCAGCAATGGGAGAAATTGCAAAGGATCTTGTCATAAATAATAAGACACATTATGAAATTGATCACCTTTCTCCTAATAGATTTGGTCTGTAG
- a CDS encoding ABC transporter ATP-binding protein produces the protein MNKIDNEERSILEIKGLKKHFHLTKSWFSSDKQYLHAVDGIDLSVNEGETLGIVGESGCGKSTLGNLIMQLLEPTEGKVIYNGTDLTSLKEKEIRGTRKNIQMIFQDPVSSLNPGMKVFDIIAEPLITHEAMSKKELKNKIYNVLTEVGLDKSHAQRYPHEFSGGQKQRICIARAVVLEPKVIVCDEPVSSLDVSIQAQILNLLSNLQKEYNLTYVFIAHGIPAVKHISDRIAVMYLGKVVELTTKQKINTEPRHPYTDGLINAVPIPDPLQRDKEGLNILEGDNPNPINISGGCRFQKRCPYAQEKCKLEEPVLQEVGENHQVACHFPLPIKSVFGEEMNEDEQAKSVQN, from the coding sequence ATGAATAAAATTGACAATGAAGAAAGAAGTATACTTGAAATTAAAGGATTGAAAAAACATTTTCATTTAACCAAAAGCTGGTTTAGTTCAGACAAGCAGTATTTACATGCAGTGGATGGAATAGACTTATCAGTTAATGAAGGGGAAACTTTAGGTATTGTTGGTGAATCGGGGTGTGGCAAATCAACCCTAGGGAATCTCATTATGCAATTACTAGAACCTACAGAGGGAAAGGTGATTTATAATGGTACTGATTTAACTAGCTTAAAAGAAAAGGAAATACGGGGTACAAGGAAAAATATACAAATGATCTTCCAAGACCCGGTGTCTTCATTAAATCCTGGAATGAAGGTTTTTGATATTATTGCTGAACCTTTAATTACTCATGAAGCAATGTCTAAAAAAGAATTAAAAAACAAAATATATAATGTATTAACTGAGGTGGGTTTAGATAAATCACACGCGCAAAGGTATCCCCATGAATTTAGTGGAGGTCAAAAACAAAGAATTTGCATTGCAAGGGCAGTTGTATTAGAGCCAAAAGTAATAGTCTGTGACGAACCTGTCTCTTCATTAGATGTATCTATTCAGGCGCAAATACTAAACCTCCTGTCAAATTTACAAAAGGAATATAATCTAACCTATGTCTTTATAGCTCATGGAATACCAGCAGTAAAACATATAAGTGATCGTATAGCTGTAATGTATTTAGGTAAAGTTGTTGAACTTACTACAAAACAAAAGATTAATACAGAACCAAGACATCCTTACACTGATGGGTTAATAAATGCTGTGCCAATACCTGACCCTTTACAAAGGGATAAAGAAGGATTAAATATACTGGAAGGCGATAATCCAAATCCTATTAACATATCTGGTGGATGTAGGTTTCAAAAGAGATGTCCTTATGCTCAAGAAAAATGTAAATTAGAGGAACCAGTCCTTCAAGAAGTTGGTGAAAATCATCAAGTGGCATGTCATTTTCCTTTACCTATTAAATCTGTTTTCGGTGAAGAAATGAATGAGGATGAACAAGCAAAAAGTGTTCAAAATTAA
- a CDS encoding ABC transporter ATP-binding protein — protein sequence MSNILLDVKGLKTYFSSKKGEIPSVDNVSFSVNKGETVALVGESGSGKSVTSLSIMGLVESPGKVKNGEIIFEDKDLLKTSEKAFLNIRGNEMSMIFQEPLTSLNPVFTIGHQINESILAHQNLSKKEAKEKTIHALEKVGIPNPRQAFNMYPHFLSGGMRQRVMIAMALSCNPKLLIADEPTTALDVTIQAQILRLMKDLIRENNTAILMITHDIGVVATIADRVLVMYAGKIVEEGDVYSVFNSPKHPYTKGLLNSTPNINKITDKLESIKGAVPPPDKLPKGCSFHPRCEFATSECKTSEPPMFHFDRTNSVKCWLYKEMEEVTLHE from the coding sequence ATGAGTAATATTCTATTAGATGTAAAAGGTTTAAAAACTTATTTTTCCTCTAAAAAAGGTGAAATCCCCTCTGTAGATAATGTTAGTTTTAGTGTTAACAAAGGGGAAACTGTTGCTTTGGTTGGGGAGTCAGGTTCTGGCAAAAGTGTCACTTCTTTATCTATAATGGGTCTTGTTGAATCCCCTGGCAAAGTCAAAAATGGGGAAATAATATTTGAAGATAAAGATTTGTTAAAGACTTCCGAGAAAGCATTTTTAAACATTAGAGGTAATGAAATGTCAATGATATTTCAAGAGCCATTAACCTCGTTAAATCCTGTTTTTACCATTGGACATCAGATAAATGAGTCCATTCTAGCTCATCAGAATTTGAGTAAGAAGGAAGCTAAAGAAAAAACCATACATGCATTAGAGAAAGTTGGGATACCAAATCCAAGACAAGCATTTAACATGTATCCTCATTTCCTAAGTGGTGGTATGAGGCAAAGGGTTATGATAGCAATGGCGTTGTCTTGTAACCCTAAATTGTTAATTGCAGATGAACCTACAACAGCTTTAGATGTAACAATACAAGCTCAAATACTAAGATTGATGAAAGATTTAATAAGGGAAAATAATACTGCAATACTTATGATCACACATGACATTGGAGTTGTAGCGACAATAGCAGATCGTGTTTTAGTTATGTACGCAGGAAAGATTGTAGAAGAAGGAGATGTATATTCAGTATTTAATAGTCCAAAACACCCTTATACAAAAGGTCTTTTAAACAGTACTCCTAATATTAATAAGATCACGGATAAATTAGAGTCGATAAAAGGAGCTGTTCCACCACCTGACAAATTACCAAAAGGATGTTCTTTTCATCCTAGATGTGAATTTGCAACAAGTGAATGTAAAACTAGTGAACCCCCTATGTTTCATTTTGACAGAACAAATTCGGTGAAATGTTGGCTATATAAGGAAATGGAGGAGGTAACATTGCATGAATAA